From the genome of Impatiens glandulifera chromosome 9, dImpGla2.1, whole genome shotgun sequence, one region includes:
- the LOC124913867 gene encoding chitinase-like protein 1, whose translation MEEAKWWVMAIAISVVVIVVVEGQSSTPPPTVKTVKGVKVCDRGWECKGWSSFCCNETISEFFQTYQFENLFSKRNSPVAHAAGFWDYKSFIIAAAIYEPMGFGTTGGKHMGMNEVAAFLAHVGSKTTCGYGVATGGPLAWGLCYNKEMSPSQSYCDDFYKYEYPCAPGADYYGRGALPIYWNYNYGAIGDALKVDLLHHPEYLENNATLAFQTAIWRWMSPVKKSQPSAHDVFVGNWKPTKNDTLSKRVPGFGTTMNILYGDSVCGQGDVDSMNNIISHYLYYLDLMGVGREDAGPHEVLSCAEQKAFNPSYVASS comes from the exons ATGGAGGAGGCGAAATGGTGGGTTATGGCCATAGCAATTTCCGTCGTCGTCATCGTCGTCGTCGAGGGTCAGTCGTCTACTCCACCGCCTACTGTTAAGACTGTCAAGGGAGTGAAAGTATGCGATAGAGGTTGGGAATGTAAGGGATGGTCAAGTTTTTGCTGCAACGAGACCATATCAGAGTTTTTCCAGACATACCAATTTGAGAACCTCTTCTCCAAGAGGAATTCCCCTGTGGCCCACGCCGCCGGATTCTGGGACTACAAGTCTTTCATCATTGCCGCTGCAATTTACGAGCCCATGGGATTCGGCACCACCGGCGGCAAGCACATGGGGATGAATGAGGTAGCAGCCTTCCTCGCCCATGTCGGCAGCAAGACTACTT GTGGTTATGGAGTTGCTACAGGTGGACCACTTGCTTGGGGTCTATGCTACAACAAAGAAATGAGCCCTAGTCAGTCATATTGCGACGACTTCTACAAATACGAATATCCTTGCGCACCTGGAGCTGACTACTATGGCCGTGGAGCTTTGCCTATTTACTG GAACTATAACTATGGAGCTATTGGTGATGCTCTTAAGGTTGATTTATTACATCACCCTGAATACCTCGAGAACAATGCCACACTTGCTTTCCAGACTGCAATTTGGAGGTGGATGTCGCCAGTGAAGAAGTCACAGCCTTCAGCCCACGATGTTTTTGTTGGGAACTGGAAACCAACTAAAAATGATACTTTGTCGAAAAGGGTTCCTGGTTTTGGGACAACCATGAACATTCTCTACGGGGATAGCGTGTGCGGGCAGGGGGATGTGGACTCCATGAACAACATCATTTCCCACTACTTGTACTATCTTGACTTGATGGGTGTTGGTCGCGAGGATGCAGGACCGCATGAAGTGCTCAGCTGTGCTGAACAAAAAGCTTTTAATCCCTCCTACGTCGCATCTTCTTAA
- the LOC124916458 gene encoding PTI1-like tyrosine-protein kinase 2, producing NQIPQILSQPRGMSPIEVPELSLSELKETTDNFGSKGLIGEGSYGRVYYYAPTTLTNNKAFAVKKLDISNNSEPQPNKQFLAQVSMVSRLKHENLVQLQGYCVQGDIRVLAYEFATMGSLHDILHGKKGGAEECVFGRPVVILDWMQRVKIAVDAAKGLEYLHEKVQPPIVHRSIRSSNVLLFDPEFIKAKIADFNLSNQTHDLPAARLHSTRVLGTFGYHAPEYAMTGQLSQKSDVYSFGVVLLELLTGRKPVDHTLPRGQQSLVTWATPRLSEDKVIQCVDQKLNGEYPPKAVAKLAAVAALCVQYDAEFRPNMRILVKALQPLLRPPSPSPSPLSSSPSKSFVPSPSPVLTPISRPETPLPPLSHPSLPPSPNMIPHNHSKHMYCAMIWSGVGGSFFFVASALDIFFYRRNKVVMVDLGLLGVPKLQRSELVTACEDFSNIIGSLSDGTDYKGTLFSGVEISVISTAMKFAEDWSKSLKGQFKKKVSSITDHVRVQDSSAKATDFDVTMVVVCITGSLGVPALNGVALGQQAITLPLPMNRQAAIPAALLPTIVALEPIGIPNECLLLKNMFDRTMEMDPEYDFGNQI from the exons aatcaaatacctcagattctttctcagcCGCGAGGCATGT CACCCATTGAAGTTCCAGAATTATCCTTGAGCGAGTTAAAAGAGACGACAGACAACTTTGGGTCCAAGGGATTGATTGGTGAAGGTTCATATGGACGAGTTTATTATTATGCACCAACCAccttaactaataata AAGCCTTTGCTGTTAAAAAGCTTGATATTTCTAATAATTCTGAACCCCAACCAAATAAACAGTTTTTAGCCCAG gtTTCGATGGTTTCCAGACTGAAGCATGAAAACCTTGTTCAGCTGCAAGGTTACTGTGTACAAGGAGACATACGTGTGCTGGCCTATGAATTTGCAACAATGGGATCTTTGCATGACATTCTGCATG GTAAAAAAGGAGGAGCGGAAGAATGTGTATTTGGTCGGCCAGTGGTaatccttgattggatgcagcGGGTGAAAATTGCTGTAGATGCTGCAAAGGGGCTAGAGTATTTGCACGAGAAGGTACAACCACCAATAGTACACCGCTCTATTCGCTCAAGCAACGTGCTCCTCTTTGATCCTGAGTTTATTAAGGCTAAAATCGCCGACTTTAACCTCTCCAATCAAACTCATGACTTGCCTGCTGCACGCCTTCATTCTACTCGCGTATTGGGAACCTTTGGTTATCATGCACCAGA ATATGCAATGACAGGACAATTGAGTCAGAAAAGTGACGTGTATAGCTTTGGTGTTGTTCTTCTAGAACTCCTCACCGGAAGGAAACCTGTAGATCATACATTGCCCCGTGGTCAGCAGAGTCTTGTTACTTGG GCCACTCCTAGACTGAGTGAAGACAAGGTCATTCAGTGTGTTGACCAAAAGCTTAACGGAGAGTATCCTCCCAAGGCAGTTGCTaag CTAGCAGCTGTTGCAGCCTTGTGTGTTCAGTACGATGCCGAATTCCGACCTAATATGAGAATCCTTGTCAAGGCCCTCCAACCACTACTCAGGC CACCAAGCCCATCACCATCACCATTATCGTCTTCTCCATCTAAATCATTTGTTCCATCACCTTCTCCTGTATTGACACCAATTTCACGACCAGAAACTCCTTTACCTCCACTAAGTCATCCTTCTTTGCCACCTTCCCCAAATATGATTCCCCATAATCATTCCAAACACATGTATTGTGCGATGATCTGGTCTGGAGTAGGAGGGTCTTTTTTCTTTGTGGCTTCCGCTCTTGACATTTTCTTTTATCGACGAAATAAGGTGGTTATGGTGGACCTTGGGCTACTGG GTGTTCCAAAGCTGCAGAGATCGGAACTGGTAACTGCTTGCGAAGATTTCAGTAATATAATCGGTTCATTATCAGACGGAACAGATTATAAAGGGACTCTTTTTAGTGGAGTAGAGATATCAGTTATTTCTACAGCAATGAAGTTTGCTGAAGATTGGTCTAAATCATTAAAGGGTCAATTTAAAAAGAAG GTTTCATCAATTACTGATCATGTTAGGGTGCAAGACTCAAGTGCCAAAGCAACTGATTTTGATGTGACGATGGTGGTGGTTTG TATTACGGGGTCTCTTGGAGTACCAGCGCTAAATGGGGTAGCTTTAGGTCAACAGGCTATTaccttacccttacccatgaaTAGACAAGCTGCCATTCCTGCTGCACTTCTTCCAACAATTGTGGCGTTGGAGCCTATTGGAATCCCTAATGAATGTCTCCtcttgaaaaatatgtttgatcgGACTATGGag ATGGACCCAGAGTATGATTTTGGAAATCAAATATGA
- the LOC124914238 gene encoding probable protein-S-isoprenylcysteine O-methyltransferase, with protein sequence MLLDNYTAAATMQLSVMFAATFFFFHASEYILAVIIHGRANVGLSSLLISKQYIGAMLFSLMEFYVEVYLFPGMKEEGGWRIISKIGLGMVIIGEVIRKMAILTAGRAFTHLIKIYHEQRHQLVIHGVYGKIRHPGYLGFLIWSVGTQVMLCNPISTLTFTVVVWNFFANRIPYEEYFLRQFFGGQYDQYAATVPSGIPFVK encoded by the coding sequence ATGCTGTTGGATAATTATACAGCAGCAGCGACGATGCAGTTGTCAGTAATGTTTGCTGcgaccttcttcttcttccacgCTTCAGAGTACATACTGGCGGTTATAATTCACGGGAGAGCAAATGTAGGTCTAAGTTCTCTATTGATAAGCAAGCAATACATTGGGGCGATGTTGTTTTCATTGATGGAATTTTATGTGGAGGTGTACTTGTTCCCTGGAATGAAGGAGGAGGGTGGGTGGAGGATAATTAGCAAAATAGGACTTGGAATGGTTATTATAGGGGAAGTGATAAGGAAGATGGCGATTTTGACAGCTGGTCGGGCATTCACTCATCTCATTAAGATCTACCATGAACAGCGTCACCAATTAGTGATTCATGGAGTTTACGGTAAGATCCGTCATCCAGGGTATCTAGGCTTCCTCATATGGTCGGTGGGAACACAGGTTATGCTGTGTAATCCAATCTCAACCCTCACATTTACAGTGGTGGTTTGGAACTTTTTTGCAAACCGGATACCTTATGAAGAGTATTTCCTAAGGCAGTTTTTTGGGGGTCAGTACGATCAATATGCTGCTACAGTTCCTTCTGGGATTCCATTTGtcaagtaa